CCGACGAGCACGGAGCTTCCGCCGACGGCGACTTCCGTGATCGTGTCACCTACGGTGACGACACGGACGTGGACCCGGCTCGGGCGGCCCATCTTGACGCCTTGCCGGCTCACGATGTGCTGAGCACCGTCAGCGCTTACGACCCCGTAGCGCACGAGGTACGAGCCCAGAGGTCCGCTCGCATTGCCGGTCGCGGGGTCCTCGACGACACCGAATCCGAACATTCGACTATAGACCGTGGCGCCGTCTTCGCCGGGATCGCTGGTATAGATCATGACGCCGCGGCGGACCAGGCCCGAGCGATCGATGAGCTCTCCCATCGCGGCACGATCCATCTGAGCACGGTCGATGTCACCGCGGTCTTTCATGGGCACGATGATGAACGGAGCGCCGCAGGACACCTGCTGCACGGGAAGCCCCGTCGTCTCGATCGCCTCCGCCTCGACTCCGAGCGCGTCCGCGACTGCCGCGAGGTCCTCGATTTTGCCGCCGAACTCGGGCGGACGCTGCCGCATCCAGGCGAACTCGAGCTCGTCTCCCTTCCAGGTAAGCTCGAGCGGCGTTGGTCCGATCCCGAGCTGAAAGACGGTCCGCTCCGTTCCCGGAGCGATGAGCCCGGCGTGGGCGAGCGCGAACGCCGTTCCGATGGTGGGATGACCGGCCACCTCGATCTCCCGGCCGAGGTTATTGGCGAAGATGCGCACCCGAAACGACGTGCCATCGACCTCGGAAGGGAAGACGAAGGTCGTCTCGGAGAAGGCCATCTCTCTCGTGATGGCCATCATCTGCTCGGCGGTGAGCCCTCCGGGCTCGAGAAAGACCGCGAGCTGGTTTCCGCTCAGCGTTTCGTTGGTGAAGACGTCGAGGTGGAAGTAGGAATAAACGTTCGCGAAGAGAGCTAGCGAGAAAAGAGACGGCAGGCTCAAGGGCT
This genomic stretch from Vicinamibacteria bacterium harbors:
- a CDS encoding PhzF family phenazine biosynthesis protein — encoded protein: MSLPSLFSLALFANVYSYFHLDVFTNETLSGNQLAVFLEPGGLTAEQMMAITREMAFSETTFVFPSEVDGTSFRVRIFANNLGREIEVAGHPTIGTAFALAHAGLIAPGTERTVFQLGIGPTPLELTWKGDELEFAWMRQRPPEFGGKIEDLAAVADALGVEAEAIETTGLPVQQVSCGAPFIIVPMKDRGDIDRAQMDRAAMGELIDRSGLVRRGVMIYTSDPGEDGATVYSRMFGFGVVEDPATGNASGPLGSYLVRYGVVSADGAQHIVSRQGVKMGRPSRVHVRVVTVGDTITEVAVGGSSVLVGEGTVRVQESR